The following proteins come from a genomic window of Flavobacterium eburneipallidum:
- a CDS encoding T9SS sorting signal type C domain-containing protein: protein MKHLYSKKISLPLMMTLLISFKGISQTSNVSNNTVMQTLNATGKDAVGSSGTVTYSIGQVFYTYIGQSDYNVTQGIQQEDIKPNAIAGTISGNQSICSNSQPSSIVLTGNRGTIQWQSSTDNVNFTDVVGETTNTLMGNSIGAITLTKYFRAVVRSGVSSATSSTVVIEVPTTTWNGVSWDNGVPTSTTSAIISGNYNLPANINACTLTVNNNAVVVIPSGFNVTLNESITVSSGSFTLSNNANLIQLSNVANSGNIIVNRESLPLLRLDYSLWSSPVTNNSVNLLSFSPATNTNRFYGFNTSTNLYTAVDPLTTNFSLGQGCLIRMPNDTSSDVKTIFAGSFVGVPNNGTIPVAMANEGAGRRFNLVGNPYPSPISISQFVTDNADNITGTLYFWRKTNNSASPSYCTWTAGTFISNGEVQTANLSEIIQTGQGFIVEALNSATAVTFNNGQRAVNNSNQFFKTKTVEKNRIWLNATNSAGNFSQMAVGYITDATLAVDQYDGKYYNDGVVALNSFLDNTDYVVQGRPLPFDGTDEVPLSFKTTTTGDYTIAIDHVDGLFTNVQDIILKDNEKGIEINLKQNPYTFNASAGVTTTRFSLKYQKTLGVDSSLLDENNVLAYLKEGQIYIKSNKLSIDTVKIYDIRGQLLVEKNNINANEASFGASRYANQVLIVKITSEEGTVVSKKLIN, encoded by the coding sequence GTGAAACATCTCTACTCAAAAAAAATTAGCCTACCCTTAATGATGACCTTGCTGATTTCTTTCAAAGGAATTAGCCAAACATCAAATGTTAGTAATAATACTGTTATGCAAACGTTGAATGCAACTGGTAAGGATGCTGTTGGAAGTTCTGGTACAGTTACTTACTCTATTGGACAAGTATTTTATACTTATATTGGTCAATCCGATTACAATGTAACTCAAGGGATACAACAAGAAGACATTAAGCCAAATGCAATTGCAGGAACCATTTCTGGTAATCAATCTATTTGCTCTAATTCACAACCAAGTTCTATAGTCCTAACAGGTAATAGAGGAACTATCCAGTGGCAATCTTCAACTGACAATGTAAATTTTACAGATGTAGTAGGAGAGACAACAAATACTTTGATGGGTAATTCAATAGGAGCTATAACTTTGACTAAATATTTTAGAGCGGTGGTAAGAAGTGGAGTTTCGTCTGCAACATCTTCAACGGTTGTGATTGAAGTGCCAACGACCACTTGGAATGGTGTTTCATGGGATAATGGTGTTCCTACGAGTACAACATCAGCAATTATAAGTGGTAATTATAATCTCCCTGCAAATATTAATGCCTGCACTTTGACTGTGAATAATAATGCAGTGGTGGTTATTCCTTCAGGTTTTAATGTAACTTTAAATGAAAGTATAACAGTGAGTTCAGGTAGTTTTACCTTAAGCAACAATGCTAATTTGATACAATTGTCAAATGTTGCTAATTCAGGAAATATTATTGTAAATCGTGAAAGTTTGCCTTTACTGCGACTAGATTATTCGTTATGGTCTTCTCCAGTAACTAATAATAGTGTTAATTTATTATCATTTTCTCCAGCAACCAATACGAATAGATTTTACGGATTTAATACATCTACCAATTTATACACCGCAGTTGATCCATTGACAACTAATTTTTCTTTAGGTCAAGGTTGTTTGATTCGTATGCCAAATGATACTTCGTCAGATGTTAAGACTATTTTTGCAGGATCTTTTGTAGGTGTTCCAAACAATGGTACTATTCCTGTTGCTATGGCAAATGAAGGTGCAGGAAGACGATTTAATTTAGTAGGAAATCCGTATCCATCGCCAATTAGTATTTCCCAGTTTGTTACAGACAATGCTGATAATATTACAGGCACATTATATTTTTGGAGAAAAACAAATAATTCGGCTAGTCCTTCCTACTGCACATGGACAGCGGGTACTTTTATATCAAATGGTGAAGTTCAAACAGCAAATTTGAGTGAAATTATTCAAACAGGTCAAGGGTTTATTGTTGAGGCTTTAAATTCAGCAACAGCAGTTACTTTTAATAACGGACAAAGAGCAGTAAATAATTCGAATCAGTTTTTTAAAACAAAAACTGTTGAAAAAAACAGAATTTGGTTAAATGCAACCAATTCAGCAGGAAATTTTTCTCAAATGGCTGTTGGTTACATTACTGACGCAACCTTGGCAGTAGATCAATATGATGGAAAATATTATAATGACGGAGTTGTTGCTTTAAATTCATTTCTTGATAATACTGATTATGTTGTTCAAGGACGTCCTTTACCATTTGATGGAACAGATGAAGTTCCTTTGAGTTTTAAAACAACAACTACAGGTGATTATACAATTGCAATTGATCATGTGGATGGCTTGTTTACGAACGTACAAGATATTATTTTGAAAGACAATGAAAAAGGGATTGAAATTAATCTAAAACAAAATCCTTATACTTTTAATGCCTCTGCGGGAGTTACAACTACAAGATTTTCATTGAAATATCAAAAAACATTAGGTGTTGATTCCTCATTATTGGATGAGAATAATGTATTAGCATACTTAAAGGAGGGTCAAATTTATATCAAATCAAATAAATTATCTATCGATACTGTTAAGATATATGACATTAGAGGTCAGTTATTGGTAGAAAAAAATAATATAAATGCAAACGAAGCTAGTTTTGGGGCTTCAAGATATGCAAATCAAGTACTGATTGTGAAAATTACATCAGAAGAAGGTACTGTCGTGAGTAAGAAGCTGATTAATTAG
- a CDS encoding T9SS type A sorting domain-containing protein, with translation MGTINASGTDASGSSGTVAYSIGQVFYTYIGFSVYNVAQGIQHEVANNSLAKPEVSIEPKTELFIFPNPTTDFVNIKMEGYENESKSYQLYDFQGRLLKQDVINQNETQISLYNLSSSVYILQVYLNNKILKTFKILKK, from the coding sequence ATGGGAACTATTAATGCGTCAGGAACCGATGCCTCTGGTAGTTCAGGTACAGTAGCCTACTCGATAGGGCAGGTATTTTATACTTACATAGGCTTTTCTGTTTATAATGTGGCTCAAGGTATTCAGCATGAAGTAGCAAATAATTCACTTGCCAAACCTGAAGTTAGTATTGAACCTAAAACAGAATTGTTCATTTTTCCAAACCCGACAACAGATTTTGTCAATATCAAAATGGAGGGTTATGAAAATGAATCAAAATCATATCAGCTTTATGACTTTCAAGGAAGGCTTTTAAAGCAAGATGTGATAAATCAGAATGAAACTCAAATTAGTTTGTATAATTTAAGTTCCTCTGTTTATATACTTCAAGTATATCTTAATAATAAAATTTTGAAAACATTTAAAATATTAAAAAAATGA
- a CDS encoding nucleotide sugar dehydrogenase, which yields MKIKNICCLGAGYVGGPTMSVIALKCPEIKVTVVDLNQARIAAWNDENLDNLPVYEPRLAEVVGEARGRNLFFSTDVDAAIDAADMIFIAVNTPTKTYGEGKGMAADLKFVELCARQIARIAKNDKIIVEKSTLPVRTAETLQTILDSTGNGVHFEVLSNPEFLAEGTAIDDLFNADRVLIGGKQTPKGKEAIQALVDVYAHWLSPKQILTTNVWSSELSKLTANAFLAQRISSINALSALCEATEANVDEVANAIGTDSRIGPKFLKASVGFGGSCFQKDILNLVYLCRFFNLPEVANYWEQVIILNDYQKYRFAKKIISSLFNTVSDKKITFLGWAFKKDTNDTRESAAIYVAEHLIEDGAQIHVYDPKVSEAKIKADMSYLWELNGLTEQRIASKLKQIFVYKTPMEAMDQAHAVAILTEWDEFKTYDWEAIYTKMYKPAFVFDGRNILDEEKLAAIGFQVKGIGKG from the coding sequence ATGAAAATAAAAAATATCTGTTGTCTAGGTGCTGGTTATGTTGGTGGTCCAACAATGTCAGTTATCGCTTTAAAATGTCCTGAAATAAAAGTAACTGTAGTCGATTTAAACCAAGCTCGTATTGCAGCTTGGAATGATGAAAATTTAGATAATTTACCTGTTTATGAACCAAGACTGGCTGAAGTAGTTGGAGAAGCGAGAGGTCGCAATCTTTTTTTCTCAACAGATGTTGATGCCGCAATTGATGCCGCCGATATGATTTTTATTGCAGTAAATACACCAACTAAAACCTATGGTGAAGGAAAAGGAATGGCTGCCGATCTTAAATTTGTTGAATTGTGTGCCAGACAAATAGCTCGAATTGCTAAAAATGATAAAATCATTGTAGAAAAATCAACTTTGCCAGTTCGAACTGCTGAAACTTTGCAAACTATTTTAGATAGTACTGGTAATGGTGTTCATTTTGAAGTGTTATCTAATCCGGAATTTTTAGCCGAGGGTACAGCAATCGACGATTTATTTAATGCCGATAGAGTATTGATTGGTGGAAAACAAACTCCAAAAGGGAAAGAGGCCATTCAAGCTTTGGTTGATGTTTATGCGCATTGGTTGTCGCCAAAACAAATTTTAACTACCAATGTTTGGTCTTCGGAATTATCAAAATTAACAGCAAACGCGTTTTTGGCACAAAGAATTTCTTCTATAAATGCACTTTCAGCCTTGTGCGAAGCTACAGAAGCTAATGTTGATGAGGTAGCTAATGCAATAGGAACTGATAGTCGAATTGGGCCTAAATTTTTGAAAGCCTCTGTAGGATTTGGAGGTTCTTGTTTTCAAAAAGATATTCTGAATTTAGTGTATTTGTGCCGCTTTTTCAATTTGCCCGAAGTCGCTAATTATTGGGAGCAAGTAATCATCTTAAACGATTATCAAAAATACCGTTTTGCTAAAAAAATTATTAGCTCTTTATTCAATACCGTTAGCGACAAAAAAATAACATTCTTGGGTTGGGCTTTCAAAAAAGATACGAATGACACTAGAGAATCTGCAGCAATTTATGTAGCGGAACATCTTATTGAAGACGGTGCTCAAATACATGTTTATGACCCAAAAGTTTCTGAAGCAAAAATTAAAGCTGATATGAGCTATTTGTGGGAACTAAATGGACTTACAGAACAAAGAATTGCATCAAAATTGAAACAAATATTTGTGTATAAGACACCAATGGAAGCAATGGATCAGGCTCATGCAGTAGCAATATTGACAGAATGGGACGAATTCAAAACGTATGATTGGGAAGCTATTTATACTAAAATGTATAAACCTGCTTTTGTATTTGACGGTCGTAATATTCTTGATGAAGAAAAATTAGCAGCAATAGGTTTTCAAGTAAAAGGAATAGGTAAAGGGTAA
- a CDS encoding lipopolysaccharide biosynthesis protein, whose amino-acid sequence MIRALDKIKQHKHYDKSLNILKLISLVGSTEILLKGIGFISGILIVRFLPVQEYAFYTLANTMLGTLIVLTDGGISNGIMSLSGKVWQDPKKLGVILATGLDLRKKFALVTMLVAVPIIFYLLMLNKASWLTAVLILLSLIPAFYADLSDSLLEITPKLHQDIASLQKNQLTVGLGRLALTVFTIFIFPWTFVILLASGLPRIYGNLKLKKINAKFVDTNQKPDPLIRKEILKVVARILPNIIFFAFSGQIVIWILSVFGNANELASIGALGRFSILIGLFTSVLATLFIPRFSRLEDNKSKIWKVFLIFQLILFVFSGFVMLIVFLFPTQMLWILGASYSGLSSELFLILLSNCIGLITAMTGNLIGSRGHFLNPIFVIGMNLCTVVTAFFIWNLSTLQGILYYSILYQCVSLIVNYGFSFYKLSFNTKSHI is encoded by the coding sequence ATGATTAGAGCTTTAGATAAAATAAAACAACACAAGCATTACGACAAAAGCTTAAACATTCTAAAGTTAATTTCTTTGGTAGGAAGTACAGAGATTTTACTAAAAGGAATTGGATTTATTTCAGGTATTCTGATTGTGAGATTTTTGCCTGTTCAAGAATATGCTTTTTATACACTGGCCAACACTATGTTAGGGACTTTGATTGTTTTAACAGATGGAGGTATATCTAATGGTATCATGTCTTTGAGTGGAAAAGTGTGGCAAGATCCAAAAAAATTAGGTGTTATTCTAGCCACAGGGCTAGACTTAAGAAAGAAATTTGCTTTGGTAACTATGCTAGTAGCTGTTCCAATTATATTTTACTTATTAATGCTGAACAAAGCTAGTTGGTTGACAGCAGTGTTAATATTACTTTCTTTAATTCCTGCGTTTTATGCTGACTTATCCGATTCTTTGCTAGAAATAACTCCAAAATTGCATCAGGATATCGCAAGCCTACAAAAAAATCAATTGACGGTCGGTTTAGGTCGATTAGCACTAACTGTATTTACGATATTCATTTTTCCTTGGACATTTGTTATCCTTCTGGCTTCAGGACTTCCTAGAATATATGGTAATCTAAAATTAAAAAAGATTAATGCAAAATTTGTAGATACCAACCAAAAACCAGACCCATTAATACGAAAAGAGATTTTGAAGGTAGTAGCTCGAATTTTGCCTAATATTATTTTCTTTGCTTTTTCAGGACAAATTGTAATTTGGATTTTATCTGTTTTTGGGAATGCAAATGAGTTGGCTAGTATTGGTGCTTTAGGCAGATTCTCCATACTTATAGGTCTTTTTACTAGTGTTCTAGCGACGCTTTTTATACCTCGTTTCTCAAGATTAGAAGATAATAAATCAAAAATTTGGAAAGTATTTCTAATTTTTCAATTGATACTATTTGTGTTTTCAGGTTTTGTTATGTTGATTGTTTTTCTTTTTCCGACACAAATGCTTTGGATTTTAGGAGCTTCATACAGTGGATTATCCTCGGAGCTTTTTCTGATTTTGTTGTCAAATTGTATTGGTCTTATTACTGCAATGACTGGTAACTTGATTGGGAGCAGAGGACATTTTTTAAACCCAATATTTGTTATTGGAATGAATTTGTGTACTGTAGTTACTGCTTTTTTTATATGGAATTTATCAACATTACAAGGGATATTGTATTATAGTATTTTGTACCAATGTGTTTCTTTAATAGTGAATTACGGTTTTAGTTTTTATAAATTAAGTTTTAATACAAAATCACATATTTAA
- a CDS encoding glycosyltransferase family 2 protein has product MKLSIITINYNDLTGLKNTVESVINQSWKDYEHIIIDGGSKDGSCEYINDNAQYFSYFVSEPDKGIYNAMNKGIAKANGEYLLMLNAGDLLYNNQVLSKIFEKTNYTQDIIYGDVDRESKGVVFTESIFPDKLTFGFLRYGMISHQAAFFKRKLHDTVGLYDETIKYGADWHFIIKSVCKYNATYLHLNFKMAICSADGLTCNPSEFDKMFEEKTTVLRKEFPAFVDDYLALDELDRKKISNRVNYFIANFKQFVKKIIGYKKS; this is encoded by the coding sequence ATGAAACTATCCATTATAACCATTAATTATAACGATTTGACAGGTTTAAAAAACACTGTTGAGTCTGTAATAAATCAAAGTTGGAAAGATTATGAACACATTATAATTGACGGAGGTTCTAAAGACGGTAGTTGTGAATACATCAATGACAACGCTCAATATTTTTCTTATTTTGTTAGCGAACCAGATAAGGGGATTTATAATGCAATGAACAAAGGTATTGCAAAAGCTAATGGAGAGTATTTATTAATGTTGAATGCTGGAGACTTACTGTATAATAATCAAGTTTTGAGTAAAATATTTGAAAAAACTAATTACACTCAAGATATTATTTATGGTGATGTAGATAGAGAAAGTAAAGGAGTTGTGTTTACAGAAAGCATTTTTCCAGACAAACTGACTTTTGGGTTTTTAAGATACGGCATGATTAGTCATCAAGCGGCTTTTTTTAAGAGAAAGCTACATGATACTGTTGGATTATATGACGAAACAATAAAATATGGAGCCGATTGGCATTTTATAATTAAATCAGTATGCAAGTATAATGCTACTTACTTGCATCTGAACTTTAAAATGGCAATATGTAGTGCAGATGGATTAACTTGCAATCCATCAGAATTTGATAAAATGTTTGAAGAAAAAACAACAGTTTTAAGGAAGGAATTTCCAGCTTTCGTTGACGATTATTTAGCTTTAGACGAATTAGATAGAAAAAAAATAAGCAACCGTGTCAATTATTTTATAGCTAATTTTAAACAATTTGTTAAAAAAATAATTGGATATAAAAAATCATAA
- a CDS encoding exostosin domain-containing protein: MKVYILSAYDEDQYNFAFQNLKKSSLYDPFKKYVLEENPKKADIIIFVEHHPGDDPYFFQVIRHPLYKLYKKKCYLYHDDDNNITLLPTISPSICKSNFNKKIHHPYHYLEQISLNPYIQYQPENNVEKKYLFSFMGACRTYPPVRDKIVAFYQGDKNIHDTKNTNSWDLDDEERDVYFKNYAEILVQSKFILCPRGIGPSSYRLFESMKLGIAPVIISDEWIPIIGIDWDSCSIRIPEKDVHQIENILKSRENEYIELGANARKNYEKFMSFDNQFHFLSDAAATLHAFRKDVSIFDYLAEYIRFFEPFHFRNLLRYYKNKYVK; the protein is encoded by the coding sequence ATGAAAGTTTATATTTTATCAGCTTATGATGAAGACCAGTATAATTTTGCTTTTCAAAATTTAAAAAAATCTAGTTTGTATGATCCTTTTAAAAAATATGTTTTAGAAGAGAATCCAAAAAAAGCTGATATTATAATTTTTGTTGAGCATCATCCTGGTGATGACCCTTATTTTTTTCAAGTAATAAGGCATCCACTCTATAAGCTATATAAGAAAAAATGTTATTTGTATCATGACGATGACAATAATATAACTCTTTTGCCAACGATATCACCTTCTATTTGTAAATCTAATTTTAATAAAAAGATACACCATCCTTATCATTATCTCGAACAAATTTCTTTGAATCCATATATTCAATACCAACCAGAGAATAATGTTGAGAAGAAATATTTATTTTCATTCATGGGAGCTTGTCGTACCTATCCTCCAGTAAGGGATAAGATTGTAGCATTCTATCAAGGTGATAAGAATATTCATGACACAAAAAATACGAATTCATGGGATTTAGATGATGAAGAACGGGATGTTTATTTTAAAAATTATGCAGAAATTTTAGTTCAAAGCAAATTTATATTGTGTCCCCGTGGTATTGGACCTAGCTCTTACAGACTGTTTGAAAGTATGAAACTGGGTATTGCTCCAGTAATAATTTCAGACGAATGGATTCCAATAATAGGAATTGATTGGGACAGTTGTTCGATTAGAATTCCAGAGAAAGACGTTCACCAAATTGAAAATATTTTAAAAAGTAGGGAAAACGAGTATATCGAGTTGGGAGCTAATGCTCGAAAAAATTATGAAAAATTCATGTCATTTGACAATCAATTTCATTTTCTTTCAGATGCAGCTGCTACTTTACATGCCTTTAGGAAGGATGTTTCGATTTTTGATTATTTAGCGGAGTATATTAGGTTTTTTGAGCCTTTTCATTTTCGAAATTTATTAAGGTACTATAAAAACAAGTATGTAAAATGA
- a CDS encoding glycosyltransferase family 4 protein — translation MKVLVSHPTLNANSKNLVTGLLKNNLIYKLFTAIAIFQGQLLYKLASNPKLKDLKRRSLSQSWQPYTRSKSFYEFGRLLASKLKLEFLLTHEKGFFCIDKVYENHDKWVSRNLSKAKKEGIKGVYAYEDGALTTFAKAKQMGLYCIYDLPIGYWKSARSLMQKEFEINPDWSSTLTGFSDSSDKLDKKDQELALADVIFVASSFTKKTLEDYSGNLPEIKVIPYGFPEVKQKKEYQSLVNRKLKVLFIGGLSQRKGLSYLFESVEGMQDKIELTIVGNKAVPNCKVLNLALEQHKWIPSLSHNEVLACMQEHDVFVFPSLFEGFGLVITEAMSQGVPVITTERTAGPDLIKNGEDGWIVPAGSSKAIKEVFNEILAKPAIVEQFGIAAQNKAKTRPWSVYGQEMADAISLLDFTNK, via the coding sequence ATGAAGGTATTAGTATCTCATCCTACTTTAAACGCCAATTCAAAAAACTTGGTAACTGGTTTGTTGAAAAACAATTTGATTTACAAGTTGTTTACAGCAATAGCAATATTCCAAGGACAATTACTATATAAGTTAGCTAGCAATCCGAAATTAAAAGACTTAAAAAGAAGGAGTTTAAGTCAGTCTTGGCAACCTTATACACGGTCAAAATCTTTTTATGAGTTTGGTCGTCTTTTAGCTTCGAAGTTAAAATTAGAGTTTTTATTAACACATGAAAAAGGTTTTTTTTGTATTGACAAAGTATATGAAAATCATGATAAATGGGTGTCTAGAAATTTATCCAAAGCAAAAAAAGAGGGGATTAAAGGAGTTTATGCTTATGAAGATGGGGCATTAACCACTTTTGCTAAAGCCAAGCAAATGGGGCTTTATTGTATATATGATTTACCCATTGGTTATTGGAAAAGTGCTCGTTCGTTAATGCAAAAAGAATTCGAAATCAATCCTGATTGGTCTAGCACACTTACTGGTTTTAGTGACTCATCTGATAAGTTGGATAAAAAAGATCAAGAATTAGCCTTGGCAGATGTTATTTTTGTGGCCAGTAGTTTTACCAAAAAAACATTAGAAGACTATTCAGGAAATTTGCCAGAAATAAAAGTAATTCCGTACGGTTTTCCAGAAGTGAAGCAAAAAAAAGAATACCAATCACTTGTAAATCGTAAACTTAAAGTTTTGTTTATAGGAGGTTTGTCACAACGCAAAGGGCTTTCTTATTTGTTTGAATCAGTAGAAGGAATGCAAGACAAAATAGAGTTAACTATAGTAGGAAATAAAGCTGTACCGAATTGTAAAGTATTGAATTTAGCTTTAGAGCAACATAAATGGATTCCGTCATTATCTCATAACGAAGTTTTGGCTTGTATGCAGGAGCATGATGTTTTTGTTTTTCCGTCTCTTTTTGAAGGATTCGGATTAGTTATTACCGAAGCCATGTCACAAGGAGTACCTGTTATTACAACAGAGCGTACAGCTGGTCCCGATTTGATAAAAAACGGTGAGGATGGATGGATTGTTCCAGCGGGTTCTTCAAAAGCAATAAAAGAAGTTTTTAATGAAATACTGGCAAAACCAGCAATAGTAGAACAATTTGGAATAGCAGCTCAAAATAAAGCAAAAACTCGTCCTTGGTCGGTTTATGGTCAAGAAATGGCAGATGCAATTTCATTGTTAGATTTTACAAACAAATAA
- a CDS encoding glycosyltransferase family 4 protein, producing MKIVLFTHPSFLAHQSMPRFAQMIMAGMQKKGHEITVWSPKAVFFKLAFRKPILEKWLGYVDQYIIFPIAVKFRLLTNDKATLFVFTDNALGPWVPLVKKRFHVVHCHDFLAQQSAFGLLPENKTGISGKYYQKFIRCGYRKAENFISISKKTQTDLHHFLINAPKTSQVVYNGLNQNFEPAVETVVLREILSKKFNVDLSKGYILHVGGNAFYKNKFGVLEIYDQWAKEFEAKVPLILVGEPPTGEMVVFKEKSKVSKSIFFITNIGDSDLKQFYQGATVMLFPSLYEGFGWPIVEAMASGSLVITTNEDPMKEVAGDAGFYVPKKPNNHEVVLNWKTSAAKELEKVINLTPEERDNAIKKSILRSRKFSSQGFVDAIETIYSQILQNK from the coding sequence ATGAAAATAGTACTTTTTACTCACCCTTCATTTTTAGCTCATCAAAGCATGCCAAGATTTGCTCAAATGATTATGGCAGGTATGCAAAAAAAAGGGCATGAAATTACTGTGTGGAGTCCTAAAGCTGTTTTTTTTAAATTAGCTTTTAGAAAACCAATTTTAGAAAAATGGTTGGGTTATGTAGATCAATATATAATTTTTCCTATTGCAGTAAAATTTAGATTACTTACCAATGATAAAGCAACATTGTTTGTTTTTACGGATAATGCATTAGGACCTTGGGTGCCTCTAGTTAAGAAAAGATTTCATGTAGTACATTGTCATGATTTTTTGGCTCAACAGTCTGCATTTGGGTTGTTACCTGAAAACAAAACAGGAATAAGTGGAAAATACTATCAAAAATTTATTCGTTGTGGTTATCGTAAGGCTGAAAATTTTATCAGTATTTCTAAAAAAACCCAAACCGATTTACATCATTTTTTGATTAATGCTCCAAAAACATCACAAGTAGTCTATAATGGTTTGAATCAAAATTTCGAACCTGCAGTAGAGACTGTTGTGTTAAGAGAGATATTATCCAAAAAATTTAATGTCGATTTATCCAAAGGATATATTTTGCACGTTGGGGGAAATGCCTTTTATAAAAATAAATTTGGAGTTCTAGAAATTTATGATCAGTGGGCGAAAGAATTTGAAGCAAAAGTTCCATTAATTTTGGTTGGAGAACCTCCTACTGGTGAAATGGTAGTATTTAAAGAAAAGTCAAAAGTTTCAAAGTCAATTTTTTTTATAACAAATATTGGCGATTCGGATTTGAAACAGTTTTATCAAGGAGCCACGGTGATGCTTTTTCCATCGTTGTATGAAGGTTTTGGTTGGCCAATCGTTGAAGCTATGGCTTCTGGAAGTTTGGTTATTACAACAAACGAAGACCCTATGAAAGAAGTAGCGGGAGATGCTGGTTTTTATGTTCCAAAAAAACCAAATAATCATGAAGTAGTATTAAATTGGAAAACTTCAGCTGCCAAAGAATTAGAAAAAGTAATCAATTTGACTCCTGAGGAAAGAGATAATGCTATAAAAAAATCAATTTTACGGTCAAGAAAATTTTCATCACAAGGTTTTGTTGATGCCATAGAAACAATATATTCACAAATTTTACAAAATAAATGA
- a CDS encoding glycosyltransferase, whose protein sequence is MKVIHFIASVDKGGGGTTEYMRLLSKALKDDITLIIATGVSEEPITIDGVSIKFFNTSMFRWFSMLNEFRFFLKNEKPDIVHINGIWSPQNWGFQKVAQELKIKVVLSPHGMLESWILEHNPLKKKIALFLFQNKAIQTVDILHATAQMEEDSIRKLGYDNPITIIPNGIDLTDVKEIKTYYGTKKIVFLSRIHPKKGIEILLEAWRNLETKGWTLEIAGNGDAAYIENLSQSAQDLKNVFFVGAMYEEAKWNFLRLADVMVLPTHSENFGIVVAESLAVGVPVVTTTGTPWQDLESYNCGWWIDLSVENLKLTLSKIFNTPSEVIANMGNNGKNLVKKKYDMQAIGKDMVELYNTILKG, encoded by the coding sequence ATGAAAGTAATCCATTTTATAGCCAGTGTCGATAAAGGTGGTGGTGGAACTACCGAATACATGCGTTTATTGAGTAAAGCATTAAAAGACGATATTACTCTTATCATTGCTACAGGTGTTTCTGAAGAGCCTATAACGATAGATGGAGTTTCTATAAAATTTTTCAATACTAGTATGTTTCGCTGGTTTTCTATGCTAAATGAGTTTCGCTTTTTTCTTAAAAATGAGAAACCTGATATTGTACATATTAATGGTATTTGGAGTCCTCAAAACTGGGGATTTCAAAAAGTGGCTCAAGAATTAAAGATAAAAGTTGTTTTGTCTCCACATGGAATGTTAGAATCTTGGATTTTGGAACATAATCCTTTGAAGAAAAAAATTGCTCTTTTTTTATTTCAAAATAAAGCAATTCAAACTGTAGATATCCTACACGCAACTGCTCAAATGGAGGAAGATAGTATTCGGAAATTAGGTTATGATAATCCAATTACAATTATTCCCAACGGTATTGATTTAACTGATGTGAAAGAGATTAAAACCTATTATGGAACAAAAAAAATAGTATTTTTATCCCGAATTCATCCCAAAAAGGGAATTGAAATCTTATTAGAAGCTTGGCGGAATTTAGAAACTAAAGGTTGGACTTTGGAAATAGCGGGTAACGGAGATGCAGCCTATATCGAAAATTTGAGTCAAAGTGCTCAAGATCTGAAAAACGTCTTTTTCGTTGGAGCGATGTATGAAGAAGCCAAATGGAATTTTTTGCGATTAGCTGATGTGATGGTTTTGCCAACTCATAGCGAAAATTTTGGTATTGTAGTAGCAGAGTCATTAGCAGTTGGTGTACCTGTAGTAACCACTACGGGAACTCCTTGGCAAGATTTAGAAAGTTATAATTGTGGTTGGTGGATTGATTTGTCTGTAGAAAATTTAAAATTAACTTTGTCAAAAATTTTCAATACCCCCTCAGAAGTTATAGCTAATATGGGTAATAATGGAAAAAACCTTGTTAAAAAAAAATATGACATGCAGGCAATAGGAAAGGATATGGTTGAATTGTATAATACTATTTTAAAGGGATGA